In Thermorudis peleae, a genomic segment contains:
- a CDS encoding O-antigen ligase family protein, with protein MNRWHALRIVLGHGWAGCFALWGLLALAFLFQGHVLALLLVVLIVGCAVLAPWSALLALPGALGFRYLLISLPVAGRTLQLSPPEVVVLAAVFAAACHGGWHLLQSAIQRRVRAQLSLLWARWTARPFSALAFGLVVLGCASLATVADPAHRHESVRELRWVILEPVAWYGLAGWYARRWGDAWPIALSWMMGTSVVALISLFRGVVGAGVAVEGVLRVSGVFPHPNALALYLERPLLLAVGLALFDTAVSRRRFWQGASLLLGITLFLTFSRGAYLGVLIGVLLLAWRHSRRALGAAVSLAAAFGLVALITAPHRMANLLGGGSGSLRLSIWQSALAMIRDFPLFGVGLDQFLYQYTPRYVNPSAWAERFTAHPHNLLLDLWLRLGLAGIALAAALVVLLVRCVGQAWTRREPLAVAALSALVAGIVHGMVDQGYFLLELAMSTWIILFLIEESGMVGVAMRTEDQQCAS; from the coding sequence ATGAACCGCTGGCATGCTCTCCGTATTGTCCTCGGGCATGGATGGGCGGGGTGCTTCGCCCTCTGGGGATTGCTTGCGCTCGCTTTCCTGTTCCAGGGGCATGTCCTTGCGTTGCTGCTCGTTGTGTTGATTGTTGGCTGTGCAGTGCTTGCACCATGGTCAGCGCTGCTTGCTTTGCCGGGAGCCCTTGGCTTTCGTTATCTCCTCATTTCGCTGCCAGTTGCCGGACGCACTCTCCAACTCAGTCCACCGGAAGTAGTGGTGCTCGCAGCTGTGTTTGCCGCTGCCTGTCATGGCGGTTGGCACTTGCTGCAGAGTGCGATTCAGCGACGTGTTCGTGCCCAGTTGTCGCTGCTGTGGGCACGATGGACTGCGCGGCCGTTTAGTGCGCTCGCGTTCGGCCTCGTGGTGCTGGGCTGCGCCTCCCTTGCGACCGTAGCCGATCCTGCGCACCGTCATGAAAGCGTTCGAGAGTTGCGTTGGGTTATTCTCGAGCCGGTTGCCTGGTATGGTCTTGCCGGCTGGTATGCTCGCCGATGGGGAGATGCGTGGCCGATTGCGCTCTCGTGGATGATGGGGACGAGCGTCGTGGCCCTCATAAGTCTCTTTCGTGGCGTTGTTGGCGCTGGCGTCGCGGTTGAAGGCGTGCTGCGGGTCAGCGGTGTATTTCCCCATCCAAATGCGCTTGCGTTGTATCTGGAACGACCATTGTTGCTCGCCGTTGGCCTCGCGCTTTTTGACACGGCTGTTTCCCGGCGTCGCTTCTGGCAAGGGGCAAGTCTGCTTCTTGGCATCACTCTTTTCCTTACCTTTTCTCGTGGAGCCTATCTAGGAGTACTTATCGGTGTGCTCTTGCTTGCCTGGCGCCACAGCCGGCGTGCTCTTGGGGCAGCAGTCAGCCTTGCCGCGGCCTTCGGCCTCGTTGCGCTCATCACTGCTCCGCATCGGATGGCGAATCTCTTAGGCGGTGGCTCAGGGAGCTTGCGCCTTTCAATCTGGCAATCCGCGCTAGCCATGATTCGCGATTTTCCCCTCTTCGGCGTTGGACTTGATCAATTCTTGTATCAATACACGCCTCGTTATGTCAACCCTTCAGCCTGGGCTGAGCGTTTCACGGCGCATCCGCATAATCTCCTCCTCGATCTCTGGTTGCGTCTCGGGCTTGCGGGAATTGCGCTTGCGGCAGCACTCGTGGTTCTATTGGTGCGCTGTGTCGGCCAGGCCTGGACGCGCCGTGAGCCGCTCGCTGTTGCTGCACTGAGCGCATTGGTCGCGGGAATAGTCCATGGCATGGTCGACCAGGGCTATTTTCTACTTGAACTGGCAATGAGTACGTGGATCATCCTGTTTTTGATCGAGGAAAGTGGCATGGTCGGCGTAGCAATGCGAACGGAGGACCAGCAATGCGCATCGTAG
- a CDS encoding UDP-glucuronic acid decarboxylase family protein, with protein sequence MRIVVAGGAGFIGSHLCEALLADGHEVIAVDNLLTGQRAHVQAFLDHPRFTFLEHDVTQPLDLAVDQIYHLASPASPEGYRRYPIPTLLVNALGTYHLLELARRYGARFLFASTSEVYGDPLVHPQVESYFGNVNPIGPRSCYDEGKRYGEAMTMEFVRSYNLDARIVRIFNTYGPRMDPHDGRVVPNFITRALRGEPLVIYGDGTQTRSLCYVSDLVRGLRLAMDRDGLAGAVINLGNPHEQTIRELAELVLELTGSMSPILFAEPRPDDPSRRCPDITRARTLLGWEPQVPVREGLQATIAYFAQVLNHAPSAGL encoded by the coding sequence ATGCGCATCGTAGTAGCTGGTGGCGCAGGATTTATCGGCTCCCACCTCTGCGAAGCTTTGCTCGCCGACGGCCATGAGGTGATTGCGGTTGACAACCTGCTTACTGGCCAACGCGCGCATGTACAAGCGTTCCTCGATCACCCCCGGTTTACGTTTCTGGAACACGATGTAACGCAGCCGCTCGACCTTGCCGTCGATCAGATTTATCACCTTGCCAGTCCAGCGAGCCCTGAAGGATATCGGCGCTATCCGATTCCGACGCTCTTGGTGAACGCGCTTGGAACCTATCACCTGTTGGAGCTGGCTCGCCGGTACGGTGCACGCTTTCTCTTTGCCTCGACGTCAGAAGTCTACGGCGATCCACTCGTCCATCCGCAAGTCGAAAGCTACTTTGGCAACGTCAACCCGATTGGTCCGCGAAGCTGCTATGACGAGGGGAAACGATATGGCGAGGCAATGACGATGGAATTTGTGCGCAGTTATAACCTCGATGCCCGCATCGTCCGCATTTTTAACACCTATGGTCCCCGAATGGATCCGCACGACGGCCGCGTCGTCCCAAACTTCATCACGCGTGCCTTGCGCGGCGAGCCACTGGTGATCTATGGCGATGGTACGCAGACCCGTTCGCTCTGCTACGTCAGTGACCTGGTGCGAGGCTTGCGGTTAGCAATGGATCGCGATGGATTGGCCGGCGCCGTCATTAACCTTGGCAATCCTCATGAGCAGACCATTCGTGAGTTGGCTGAGCTTGTTTTGGAATTGACGGGCTCGATGTCGCCGATTCTCTTCGCCGAACCACGTCCTGACGATCCCTCCCGGCGTTGTCCTGATATCACGCGTGCACGAACACTGCTTGGCTGGGAGCCGCAGGTTCCGGTGCGCGAAGGCTTGCAGGCAACGATTGCGTATTTCGCTCAGGTGCTTAACCATGCGCCCTCTGCTGGTCTCTGA
- a CDS encoding O-antigen ligase family protein, whose translation MRPLLVSDDRLGQRLRSTQILGIILSLGLALAIVFLPFPLNLVVPFGLALVVLAVRFPALFPIALIASVPVQEFGAVQLAGQDVTATKLAVAATVVGLSATVFARRWSWRFTWLTGALVLYLSMQALSLRAAVALGPGLAEMYRWTVALIALLATLNLVRHAREVWWLAGIVSLLILAETATGLIQSVLGIAPASFAVTGGLFRAYGTFGKPNPYAGYLELAGLWLFPLALLRWQRVRAAYRRWQSTRLQGSAASGPVRRALLRELAFAFWLTAGVTASILGIGLSFSRGAWLGTAAALIVLVAFAPRAIKLTLLTGAILAVFGLLLSGGAIAPASFRARAVQLVEQLKPFDVRDVQVTPENFATVERMDHWQAGIAMFLAYPWSGVGVGNFNVRFPDFSPHPGFRISQGHAHNYYIHAAAETGLPGLLAYLALLVVALGTIRRAIRHSPTALGRALGLGALAATVALMTHNVVEDLHALNLSVHTLAVWGLASIAPSLADSA comes from the coding sequence ATGCGCCCTCTGCTGGTCTCTGACGATCGTCTCGGGCAACGACTGCGCTCAACGCAGATCCTCGGGATCATACTTTCGCTTGGCCTTGCCCTTGCGATTGTGTTTCTTCCATTTCCGCTTAATCTGGTTGTACCGTTCGGCCTTGCCCTGGTTGTGCTCGCGGTTCGTTTCCCCGCGCTCTTCCCAATTGCCCTGATAGCGTCAGTACCGGTTCAGGAGTTTGGCGCAGTCCAGCTGGCTGGCCAGGATGTGACTGCCACAAAACTTGCGGTGGCGGCTACCGTTGTCGGTTTATCAGCAACGGTATTCGCACGGCGCTGGTCCTGGCGCTTCACGTGGTTGACTGGAGCACTCGTGCTCTATCTCAGCATGCAAGCCCTCTCACTACGCGCGGCTGTTGCGCTCGGTCCGGGGCTCGCTGAAATGTACCGCTGGACTGTTGCGTTGATTGCATTGCTCGCCACACTCAACCTTGTTCGTCACGCCCGTGAGGTGTGGTGGCTTGCTGGCATCGTCAGCCTGTTGATTTTGGCGGAAACTGCAACCGGGCTGATCCAGTCAGTGCTTGGTATTGCGCCGGCAAGTTTCGCTGTCACAGGCGGCCTCTTCCGTGCCTACGGTACGTTTGGGAAGCCAAACCCGTACGCGGGTTATCTCGAACTTGCCGGACTCTGGCTTTTTCCACTCGCGCTTCTCCGCTGGCAACGCGTACGAGCGGCGTATCGTCGTTGGCAGAGCACTCGGCTCCAGGGCAGCGCCGCAAGTGGACCAGTCCGCCGTGCACTGCTCCGAGAGCTTGCGTTTGCATTCTGGCTGACTGCCGGTGTGACAGCGTCAATCCTTGGTATTGGCCTGAGCTTTTCGCGTGGCGCATGGCTTGGCACTGCCGCAGCACTCATTGTGCTTGTCGCTTTCGCACCCCGCGCAATCAAACTGACGCTCCTTACTGGAGCAATACTCGCCGTCTTTGGCCTCTTGCTCAGTGGTGGTGCGATTGCCCCGGCGAGCTTTCGTGCCCGCGCCGTTCAACTGGTTGAACAGCTGAAGCCTTTTGACGTGCGCGATGTGCAAGTGACGCCGGAAAACTTTGCGACGGTTGAGCGGATGGACCATTGGCAGGCCGGTATCGCCATGTTTCTTGCCTATCCATGGAGCGGGGTGGGAGTCGGGAACTTCAATGTCCGGTTCCCAGACTTCTCTCCTCATCCTGGCTTTCGTATTTCGCAAGGGCATGCGCATAACTACTACATCCATGCAGCAGCCGAAACGGGGCTACCGGGCTTGCTTGCCTATCTCGCGCTGCTCGTCGTCGCGCTTGGGACCATTCGCCGAGCGATTCGGCATAGTCCTACCGCGCTTGGCAGAGCGCTGGGGCTTGGGGCTCTGGCTGCAACCGTTGCCTTGATGACGCACAACGTTGTTGAGGACCTGCATGCGTTAAACCTGAGTGTCCATACGTTGGCGGTGTGGGGATTAGCGAGCATTGCGCCATCCCTTGCTGACAGTGCGTGA
- a CDS encoding lysylphosphatidylglycerol synthase transmembrane domain-containing protein has translation MGRSVRDGELPVAEQPLPFVTPAADRWSLRSVLGREWRRMVIGVGIIGLLTAFGVRQLHLNIGNILAELRQTSPGFLSVALGIYYVSILLRAWRWQYILHGSLPPPPSPQPRLRSLTAMYLWSWLLNCLTPAKLGELYRGYLLKRAAPVGLSQALGSVVVERAADLLGLCTLFLVAIGATFGGALASPLRRWVLWAIALAVCTGLVLWLFVRFRETLARMLPPRFQSIYRGLEAGVLGARQEIPKILVLTAAIWGLEGVRFYFAALALGLALPMLIAFLAALLASLLTTLPITPSGLGFVEAGVTGALVLAGFAPDQAVAVTLVDRIVAYWSVLVIVPPLWLAAIALERWFRAHRA, from the coding sequence GTGGGGCGCTCAGTTCGAGACGGTGAGCTACCTGTTGCCGAACAGCCACTGCCGTTCGTGACACCGGCAGCTGACCGGTGGTCGCTGCGCAGCGTCCTTGGCCGCGAATGGCGCCGCATGGTGATTGGCGTTGGGATCATTGGATTACTTACAGCATTCGGTGTCCGGCAACTTCATCTGAACATCGGGAACATTCTTGCTGAGTTGCGCCAGACAAGTCCGGGCTTTCTCAGCGTTGCGCTCGGCATCTATTACGTTTCGATTCTCTTACGAGCCTGGCGTTGGCAATACATCCTGCACGGCAGTCTTCCCCCGCCACCCTCTCCACAGCCACGGCTCCGTTCGTTGACTGCGATGTATCTGTGGAGTTGGCTACTCAATTGTCTTACGCCTGCCAAGCTAGGAGAACTTTATCGCGGTTATCTGCTGAAGCGTGCAGCGCCAGTGGGGTTGAGTCAAGCGCTCGGGAGCGTCGTTGTTGAACGCGCAGCCGATCTGCTTGGTCTCTGCACGCTCTTCCTTGTGGCAATTGGGGCAACCTTCGGTGGCGCGCTCGCCAGTCCGCTACGGCGCTGGGTGCTTTGGGCAATTGCTCTCGCTGTCTGTACCGGTCTTGTCCTCTGGCTGTTCGTGCGCTTTCGTGAGACGCTCGCGCGCATGCTTCCGCCACGGTTCCAGTCGATCTACCGCGGTCTTGAAGCTGGAGTGCTTGGTGCACGCCAGGAAATCCCCAAAATTTTGGTGCTCACGGCAGCAATTTGGGGTCTTGAGGGTGTCCGCTTCTATTTCGCTGCCCTTGCTCTTGGCCTCGCGTTGCCGATGCTCATCGCCTTTCTTGCCGCGCTGCTTGCTTCACTCCTCACGACGTTGCCGATTACTCCCTCGGGGCTTGGGTTCGTTGAAGCGGGCGTGACTGGGGCGCTCGTCCTCGCTGGATTTGCTCCAGACCAAGCTGTAGCGGTAACGCTTGTCGATCGCATCGTTGCGTACTGGAGTGTCCTGGTCATCGTGCCGCCGCTTTGGCTTGCAGCTATTGCCCTGGAGCGCTGGTTCCGTGCGCATCGCGCTTGA
- a CDS encoding glycosyltransferase family 4 protein, which produces MRIALDSTPALVQRAGVGRYARGLLHGLALSLSPDDHLILWHGCGLQPVEHLPSLQGSTVHRVAVPIPARVLPWLWYRASFPLRLEQILGPIDVNHGLDFVVAPSRAPSVVTIHDLSFLVVPQYAHPRLRAYLASAVPRTLQRVAAVIAVSEQVRREIAAFYSIPDDRIVAIPHGVEPRFRPPSAAAIAATLSRHGIAPPYFLAVGTIEPRKNHQTLLAAFAAVAAVDPAVQLVVVGRPGWLCRGIVQQLQVWERRGRLKWLQALADDDLPALYAGCVALVYPSWYEGFGFPVLEAMACGAPVIASDLPVLRDVAGEAAMYVPAGDAEALGAAMQRLLTDQSLREQLRTAGLIRAQQFTWEASAARHLAVYRAVAEMRR; this is translated from the coding sequence GTGCGCATCGCGCTTGATAGTACGCCTGCCTTGGTGCAACGAGCTGGTGTTGGCCGCTATGCCCGTGGACTGCTTCATGGCTTGGCATTGTCACTTTCCCCTGATGATCACCTGATCTTGTGGCATGGATGTGGTCTCCAACCAGTTGAACATTTACCGTCACTGCAGGGGTCAACCGTGCATCGAGTCGCGGTGCCAATCCCCGCGCGTGTGCTTCCTTGGCTCTGGTATCGCGCGAGCTTCCCGCTCAGACTCGAGCAGATCCTCGGCCCAATTGACGTGAATCATGGACTAGACTTTGTTGTTGCGCCAAGCCGTGCACCGTCTGTCGTCACGATCCACGATCTCAGCTTTCTCGTTGTCCCACAGTATGCTCACCCGCGGTTGCGAGCCTATCTTGCTAGCGCCGTGCCGCGTACGTTGCAGCGTGTAGCCGCGGTCATTGCCGTTTCTGAGCAGGTGCGCCGAGAGATTGCGGCATTCTATAGCATTCCTGACGATCGAATTGTTGCGATCCCCCACGGCGTTGAACCACGATTCCGCCCTCCTTCTGCTGCCGCAATTGCCGCGACGCTCAGCCGACACGGCATTGCGCCCCCTTACTTTCTCGCCGTCGGCACGATTGAGCCGCGAAAGAATCATCAGACGCTTCTAGCTGCCTTTGCGGCGGTGGCTGCCGTTGATCCAGCGGTCCAGCTCGTCGTTGTGGGGCGACCCGGTTGGCTGTGCCGCGGTATTGTTCAGCAACTCCAGGTCTGGGAACGGCGTGGACGTCTGAAGTGGCTGCAGGCATTGGCCGATGATGATCTGCCAGCACTGTATGCTGGGTGCGTTGCGCTCGTCTACCCTTCATGGTATGAGGGCTTTGGTTTTCCGGTGCTTGAGGCAATGGCATGTGGTGCTCCAGTCATTGCCAGCGACCTGCCAGTCCTGCGAGACGTCGCGGGTGAAGCGGCGATGTACGTTCCAGCTGGTGACGCTGAGGCACTTGGTGCAGCAATGCAACGACTGCTCACTGACCAGTCGTTGCGGGAGCAGTTGCGGACGGCTGGTCTGATACGTGCACAGCAGTTTACGTGGGAAGCGTCGGCAGCCCGGCACCTTGCCGTCTATCGGGCTGTGGCCGAAATGCGCAGGTAG
- a CDS encoding flippase, protein MPEVHGLTAELCFGFGLLSITLLFLLAWQGVPGIERVLTSPARRVLTNSVFPIGAQILNRAVDLVFAAFALRLLGVTGNGQYAIATVTWLYLKTISDLGLSVLVTREIAKDRAVAPQLLGQSTLLRWLALLALAPVIVLLSLAGPRWLHLAPASVHAILLLYLSIIPSSFSEAINSVFNGYEQMHLPAILTVFTNLGRAGFGLAALFSGYGVTGLAGVACGVTALSALAFRVALRHLQVRPQWHLPLDRARLLLQTTWPLLLNGLLITVFFRIDTYVVQGFQGDHALGIYDAAYKLPNLLPIIPAYFVMAIFPTLTRHAQGGKLRESFLLAAKFLWLLAWPIVMGTLALAPFMIRILGGRAFLPEAATALRILIWFAPLHFVNGVAQYAMIAVDQQRTIAYAYLLATGFNMAANLVLVPHFGYVAAAVTTVLTELVLFFPLARSLNRHLGSIPWFSIVIRTVPAIASLGLAALFAAHLAVPLALLVLCCGGLLYLGLLVVCGALGSVEYHIVRDLIGRRAWQSVRG, encoded by the coding sequence ATGCCAGAAGTGCATGGCTTGACAGCCGAACTTTGCTTCGGCTTTGGTCTGCTGAGCATCACGCTGCTCTTTCTGCTTGCTTGGCAGGGAGTGCCAGGCATCGAGCGCGTCCTGACCAGTCCGGCGCGGCGTGTGTTGACCAACAGCGTGTTCCCAATCGGGGCACAGATACTCAACCGTGCTGTTGACCTCGTCTTCGCAGCCTTTGCGCTCCGACTGCTTGGTGTGACCGGCAACGGTCAATACGCGATTGCGACCGTGACGTGGCTCTATCTCAAGACGATTTCAGACTTAGGACTCAGTGTCCTCGTCACACGGGAAATTGCCAAAGATCGCGCTGTTGCACCACAACTCCTTGGACAGTCGACGCTTCTGCGCTGGCTGGCTCTGCTGGCCCTTGCTCCCGTCATCGTGCTGTTAAGCCTTGCGGGGCCTCGTTGGCTCCACCTCGCTCCGGCGAGCGTGCATGCGATCCTCTTGTTGTACCTGTCAATCATTCCAAGCAGCTTTTCCGAGGCGATCAACTCCGTTTTTAACGGCTATGAGCAGATGCATCTACCAGCGATCCTGACCGTGTTCACCAATCTTGGGCGCGCGGGATTTGGGTTAGCGGCGCTGTTTTCTGGCTATGGCGTGACTGGGCTCGCCGGGGTCGCGTGTGGCGTCACAGCGCTTTCAGCACTGGCCTTCCGTGTCGCATTGCGCCATCTTCAGGTTCGGCCGCAGTGGCATTTACCGCTTGACCGTGCCCGTCTGTTGTTACAGACAACCTGGCCATTACTCCTCAACGGTCTGTTGATTACCGTCTTTTTCCGAATCGATACCTACGTTGTTCAAGGGTTCCAGGGTGATCATGCTCTCGGCATTTACGATGCTGCGTACAAGCTCCCAAACTTGCTGCCGATTATCCCGGCGTATTTTGTGATGGCGATCTTTCCAACGCTAACACGGCACGCGCAAGGCGGAAAACTGCGCGAGAGCTTTCTCCTCGCCGCCAAGTTTCTCTGGCTACTCGCCTGGCCCATTGTTATGGGGACGCTTGCGCTTGCACCGTTCATGATTCGCATTCTCGGTGGACGCGCATTTCTCCCGGAAGCTGCAACTGCCCTCCGTATCTTGATCTGGTTTGCACCGCTGCATTTTGTCAACGGTGTCGCACAGTATGCGATGATCGCTGTTGATCAGCAACGCACCATTGCCTATGCCTATCTCTTAGCAACAGGCTTTAATATGGCCGCGAACCTTGTGCTTGTTCCGCACTTTGGGTACGTAGCGGCTGCGGTAACGACCGTGCTGACGGAACTTGTCTTATTCTTCCCGCTTGCGCGATCGCTCAACCGTCACCTTGGCTCCATTCCTTGGTTTAGCATCGTGATCCGAACTGTGCCGGCAATCGCCTCGCTTGGTCTTGCGGCGTTGTTCGCAGCGCACCTTGCAGTTCCTCTTGCTCTCCTCGTGCTCTGCTGCGGCGGACTTCTCTACCTTGGTCTTCTCGTTGTTTGCGGTGCTCTTGGGTCAGTTGAATACCACATTGTCCGTGATCTCATTGGACGGCGTGCGTGGCAGAGTGTGCGCGGCTAG
- a CDS encoding M23 family metallopeptidase, translating into MKYVIRRRPSRVRLLLLAFLFIAASAGVTAQRTRAAVSFGLPLAGEPSLSTWFVVQWYGNTTTAYRNRDSLYRQGQGIHFGVDFAARCGTPVLAIADGIVVAVDGPYGAPPHNVVIEHANGLRSLYGHLLERSPLAIGQHVQKGQQIGLVGDPATPTCHSASHLHLEIRDRSMSHAINPVTVIPADWRRLTLGLGGDGTHFEVPYQQPNQWQTIDDQPTIRFGGPLLNDWTDAWPPR; encoded by the coding sequence ATGAAGTACGTGATCCGTCGACGCCCCAGTCGGGTGCGACTTCTCCTTCTCGCCTTTCTCTTCATTGCCGCAAGCGCTGGAGTCACCGCACAGCGCACCCGAGCCGCGGTAAGTTTCGGATTGCCACTGGCTGGTGAGCCGAGCCTCTCGACATGGTTCGTTGTGCAATGGTATGGCAACACCACGACGGCATACCGCAATCGCGATAGCCTGTACCGACAGGGACAAGGCATCCATTTTGGTGTCGATTTTGCAGCCCGCTGCGGCACGCCCGTCCTCGCCATCGCGGATGGGATCGTCGTTGCCGTTGATGGCCCCTATGGAGCACCGCCCCACAATGTGGTCATCGAGCACGCGAATGGCCTGCGCTCGCTCTATGGACACTTGCTGGAGCGTTCACCGCTCGCCATTGGACAGCACGTTCAGAAAGGCCAACAAATTGGGCTCGTCGGTGATCCAGCGACCCCAACCTGTCATAGCGCCTCGCATCTGCACCTTGAGATTCGTGACCGCTCAATGAGCCATGCAATCAATCCGGTAACCGTTATTCCAGCTGATTGGCGACGACTTACACTTGGACTTGGTGGAGATGGCACACACTTTGAAGTACCGTACCAGCAGCCGAATCAATGGCAGACCATCGACGATCAACCCACGATCCGATTTGGTGGTCCACTCCTCAATGACTGGACTGATGCCTGGCCGCCGCGCTAG
- the holA gene encoding DNA polymerase III subunit delta produces MITASLTTGMITLFTGENQLELHEAIHALRQELDPSEIATSVFDPPHDLQAIRGAIRSPGFFGSTRLVIVRRLLSAASMARRSSLDESLLDILATCPETTRLVLLEPVTLDTRVLTALKQRIPNLEVTVFSIPRGQALLRWVVQRAERYQATISPQAAEHLVAAVCPWGLQSTEGNSGLQPDLVRLDQELAKLATAALPERHITDALVRQLVAAVEPEHGWALLNAFERHDLAGIIREIEHELDQGTPPERLLAQIVTQLELYLQVRAAGQHAETALASAGISAGRLRHAIPAARRFPDALLHSLLEQLRQLDLASKLGPVDVGAGLLSILGTAVSRTT; encoded by the coding sequence GTGATCACGGCGAGTTTGACAACAGGGATGATAACGCTCTTCACCGGTGAGAACCAGCTTGAACTTCACGAAGCGATCCACGCGCTGCGGCAAGAGCTTGATCCAAGTGAGATCGCGACAAGTGTCTTTGATCCCCCGCATGATCTGCAGGCGATTCGCGGGGCGATACGTTCCCCCGGCTTCTTTGGCTCCACGCGTCTGGTTATTGTGCGCAGGCTACTCAGCGCTGCCAGCATGGCGCGTCGTTCATCTCTCGATGAATCCTTGCTTGACATACTGGCTACTTGTCCCGAGACGACGCGCCTTGTGCTACTCGAACCAGTCACCTTGGACACACGTGTGCTCACTGCGCTGAAGCAGCGCATCCCGAACCTTGAGGTAACGGTCTTTTCTATTCCGAGGGGACAAGCGCTGCTGCGCTGGGTTGTGCAACGGGCCGAACGCTATCAGGCAACGATTTCGCCGCAAGCAGCGGAGCATCTCGTGGCAGCAGTCTGTCCGTGGGGGCTACAGTCTACTGAAGGCAATAGTGGGTTGCAGCCCGATCTCGTTCGCCTTGACCAGGAACTCGCGAAACTCGCAACGGCTGCGCTTCCCGAGCGGCATATCACCGATGCGCTTGTCCGACAGCTTGTCGCAGCCGTTGAGCCAGAGCATGGGTGGGCTTTGCTCAATGCATTCGAGCGACACGATCTTGCTGGAATTATCCGGGAAATTGAGCACGAACTTGACCAGGGAACGCCACCCGAACGGCTTCTTGCCCAAATCGTCACGCAACTTGAGCTCTATCTGCAAGTACGGGCAGCTGGACAGCACGCTGAGACCGCGTTAGCATCCGCTGGCATTTCTGCCGGGCGACTTCGGCATGCTATACCAGCTGCGCGCCGTTTTCCGGACGCGCTCCTCCATTCGCTCCTCGAGCAGCTTCGCCAGCTTGATTTGGCGTCAAAACTTGGCCCTGTCGATGTTGGCGCAGGACTGCTGAGTATTCTCGGTACAGCGGTATCGAGAACAACATAA
- the rpsT gene encoding 30S ribosomal protein S20: MPNTKSAARAARRAEKKRIRNRMYRSATRTFVKKARKLIEAGDVEAAARAVGDAISMLDRAAVKGIIHKNAAARGKSRLMKRFNALVRAKLQAEQSGASA, encoded by the coding sequence TTGCCGAATACGAAATCGGCTGCACGAGCTGCGCGACGTGCGGAGAAAAAGCGAATTCGCAACCGGATGTATCGCTCTGCGACGAGGACCTTCGTCAAGAAGGCCCGGAAGCTGATTGAAGCGGGCGATGTTGAGGCAGCAGCCCGGGCTGTTGGCGATGCGATCAGCATGCTTGACCGCGCGGCAGTCAAGGGAATTATTCACAAGAATGCTGCAGCACGGGGCAAGTCACGACTGATGAAGCGCTTCAACGCCCTCGTCCGAGCAAAGCTCCAAGCTGAGCAGTCCGGCGCATCAGCATAA